CATCACGATGGCGCCCGAGGTGCTGGCCCTTGTGCTGGAGGGCCGGGCGGCCAAGGGGGATGTGCTGGCGGTGGCCCGGGTGGCGGCGATCCAGGGCGCCAAGCGCACCTGGGAGCTGATCCCCCTGTGCCATCCGATCGCCCTCACCGGGCTGGAGGTGCGGATCGAGCCGATGGCCGACGGCAGCGGGCTGCGGCTGGAGGCCAGCGCCCGCACCAACGGCGCCACCGGCGTGGAGATGGAGGCCCTGACGGCGGTGCAGGTGGGCCTGCTCACCCTCTACGACATGGTGAAATCGGCCGATCCGGCCATGACCATCGGCCCGGTGCGGCTGCTGCGCAAGGAGGGGGGGCGCCGGGGCCCCTGGGAGCACCCTGCCGTGCGGGGCCTGGCGGAGGAGAGCGATGGCTGAGCCGTTCCCCCGGGAGGGCCTGCCCCTGGAGGAGGCGCGGCGCCGGGTGCTGGCGGCGATCACCCCGCTGACGGGCCGTGAGCGGCTGCCGCTGGCGCGCTGCCTGGGCCGGGTGAGTGCCGAACCGGTGCGGGCGCCCGAGGCCGTGCCGGGATTCCGGGCCTCGATCATGGATGGCTACGCCATCGCCGACGCCGAGGCCCCCAGCCCCGGCCGCCGCTGGTGGCTGGTGGGCCGCTCCGCCCCCGGAGCCCCCTACGGAGCGGTGCTGGCTGAGGGGGAGGCGATCCGGATCCTCACCGGCGCCCCCCTGCCGGAGGGGGCGCTGCGGGTGCTGCCCCAGGAGCTGGTGCGTCCCGAGTCCCTCGGGGAGGCGGCCGGCACCGACAGCCTGGTGCTCACCGGAGAGGCGGGCCCCAACCCCTGGATCCGCGCCCCCGAGGAGGAGGCCGCCGCCGGGGACGAACTGCTGCCGGCCGGGGTGCGCCTGGGGGCCGCCGCCCTGGGCCGGCTGGCCAGCTGCGGCGTGGCGGCCCTGGAGGTGAGCGTCCAGCCGCGGGTGGGGCTGCTGATCAGCGGTGATGAGCTCGTGGAGGCCGGTGCGGCCCGGGGGCCGGGGCAGATCTGGGAGAGCAACGGCACCCTGCTGCGGGCCCTGCTGGAGCGGCTGGGCTACCCCGTCAGCGAGCAGCGGGTGGTGGCCGACGATCCGGCCGCCCTGCGCCAGGCGTTGCGGGAGCTGGCCGACCGCTGCGATGTGGTGGTGAGCACCGGCGGGGTGTCGGCCGGCGACAGCGACTGGGTCCGCCCCCTTCTGGCCGAGCTGGGGGAGGTGGGGTTCTGGAAGCTGTTCCTCAAGCCCGGCCGGCCCTTCGCCTTCGGCCGGCTGGGGTCTTGCCCCTTCTTCGGCCTGCCCGGCAACCCGGTGGCCGCGGCGGTCACGGCCCTGCAGTTGCTGTGGCCGGCCCTGCAGCAGCTGGAGGGGGGCGAGGTGGTGCTGCTGCCGCGGCTGAAGGTGCGCCTGGCCTCGGCCCTGAAACGGGGCGCCGGCCGGCCCGAGCTGGCCCGGGCCCGGCTGGCGGTGGCCGGCGACGGGGCCCTGCTGGCGCAGGTGGAGGGCAGCCAGGCCTCCTCCCGCATCGGCTCGCTGCAGGGGGCTGACCTGCTGCTGGAGATCCCCGCCGAGGCCGGTGCCCTGGCGGCCGGCACGGAGCTGTGGGCCCAGCTGCTGCGGCTGCCGCTGCTGTGAGTCAGTCGCTGCTGGCCTCCGGCGTTCCGGGGGCGGCGATCGGCGCCGGGATCGGGGCGGGGAGGCCGTCGATGCTGCGGCGGTTCTTGCGCTTCCAGTAGCGCTCCAGGCCGTCGTTGCCCTTGCGGCGGGCCCAGGTGTCGAGCTCGGTGCGGTCGCCCCCGTAGCTGTAGCGGGGCACCGCCATGCCGCAGGAGGTCTGGACCCGTTCGATGGCCAGGTCGAAGATCTGGCGGGCGCCGGCCAGGGGCTCAAAGTGGCCGAACAGGGCCTCCCAGCCGGCCTCACCCCGCTGGAGGGTGCGGGCGGTGCCGTAGAGCCGCAGGATCTGGGGCGGGCCTTCGAAGGCGCAGACCATCAGGGTCATGCGCGGGCAGGCCTGCACGTGGGCGGCGGTTTCGTTGCCGCTGCCGGTGAGGTTGAGCCAGATCACCCGGCGCTCGTCGAGCACCCGCAGCGCATCCCGCCCCTTGGGGGAGACGTTCACCGTGCTGTCCGCGGTGGCGGTGCCGACGAAGAAGAGCTTCTGGGCGCCGATGAAGGTGATCTGGTCGGCCGTGAGGGCGTCGCTGGACTGGCCCATGGAACGGAGTGCGAAGGGAAGGGGGCGTGGGGAGCTGGGGACGTCACAGCGGCGTGTTGCCGGCCACCCAGGTGCCGCGGCCGCCGCACCACTCCCGTTTCCAGAAGGGGGCGTGGTGCTTGAGATCCTCCAGCAGCTCCTGGACGCAGCGCAGGGCGGGACCGCGGCGGTCGGCCAGGACGGCCACCAGCACGATGGCCTCCCCCGGCCGCACCCGCCCCACCCGGTGCGCCACCAGCACCGCGCCCGCCCCGTGGCGCTCCGCGCTGGCTTCGGCGAGGAGGATCAGCTGGGCCTCGGTCATGCCCGGGTAGTGCTCCAGTTCCAGGGCCTCGAGGGGCTCGCCGGCGGCGCTGGTGGGGCGCACGCGGCCGATGAAGTGGCTTTCGGCGGCTGAACCCGTGGCGTTGGCCCCCTCGGCAGCCAGGCTTCGGTGCCAGGCCGCCAGCCTCTCCATCGGCTGGAAGGGGACCTCCAGGAGCTGCACCTCGATCGGGGGGGCCGGGCGCACGGGGCTGGTGGTGGCCATGGTTCAGCCTCCGGTGATCGGGGGCAGGAAGGCCACCTCGTCGCCCGGGGCCAGGGGGCTGTCCGGGGCGGCGAAGGCCTGGTTGATGGCCACCCGCACCGCGGCCGGCAGCTCGGCGCTGTCCTCTCCGGGGCTGGTGTCGAGGGCCAGCTGCCGCCAGAGGCCCGCCGCGGTGGTGCGCTGGGCGTCGAGGGGGATGAGCCGTTCCCCCCAGCCGGCCCGTTCGCGCAGGCCGGCGAACAGCCGCACGCGCACGGTGGGAATGCTCTGCTGGGTCATGGGGTCTCCCTGGGCTGGGCCATGGTCATGGTGGCGGCTCCAGTGCGCTTCAGGCGGAAAGACCGATCTGGCTGGGCAGGGACCGGCAGACCACCCGGTTGCGCCCATGGCGCTTGGCTTCGTAGAGGCAGTCGTCGGCCAGCTGGAGCATCCGGTCGGCGTCGCACTCGGTCGTTGACAGCGGATCCCAGGACGCGATGCCGATGCTGACGGTGAGGACGTTGCCCGTTACCACGCCTGGATGGTAAATCCCCTTGTCCTGGATCGACTCGCGCAGCTTCTCGCACAGGCGGAGGGAGGCAGCGGCATCGGTCTTGGGCAGGATGATGGCGAATTCCTCGCCCCCCAGCCGGCCCACGAAGTCGCTCTTGCGGCTCAGGCTGGTGCGGAGGGCATCGGCGATCTCCTTGAGGCATCGGTCGCCGTAGGCGTGGCCCAGAACATCATTGACCACCTTGAACTGATCGATGTCGATCAACGCCAGGGAAAGGTTGACCTGGGCGGCTCTGGAGGCGGAGACATTCCCCTTGAGGAAGGAATCGAAGCTGCGGCGATTGGCGAGCTGGGTGAGGGGATCCAGCATCGCCAGCCGCTTCGAGCGTTCACTCTCGAAGGCATAGAACAGCAGGCTCAGCAGGCTGCTCATCGCTTCGATGCGTTGCACCTCTTGGTCGCTGAAGATGCTGCCTTCATGCAGGGCGATCGTGAGCACCGGGATGGAAACTCCGCGTGAGTCCAGTCGGATGCCGAGGTAATCGCTGCAGCCCCCGTCCTTGAGGGAGTCCAGAAAAGGGAAGCCATTCTCCTTCGTGGCGATCAGCTGCTGCCGAAACACCTTGCTCCTGGTGGCGATGAAATGCAGGGGGCTGCGCAGGTGCTCATCCTGCTCCAGGAAGTCCCGCTCCATGCGCAGGGTGCTGACAAGGCCGGGTCTGGAGCTGACCCAGACATACTGGCTGCAGTCGATATCATCCTGATCGGGCAGAAAAGCCAGGGAGAAGCGGTAGATCTCCAGGCCCCAGGATTTCAGCTCATTGACAAACAGGAGCACGAACTCCTCAAAGCTGCGCAGCCTCGACCAGTTGTCGATGATGTAGCGCTCCAGCGGAATCTTCCTGTCGGACGTCTGGTAACCTTCGCCATGCCCGGAGTCCCGCAGCCGCGACATGGCACGGATCTGCTCCAGCCTGTGCTGCAGGGAATCGCGGTCCGCCCATTCGGAGGATCGAATGAACGACTCCACGTCCTCCAGGGAGAGGGGAGGTGAGACGAGGAACCCCTGCAGGGCATCGGCGCCCAATCGGATGACCGCGGTGAGTTCGTTGTGGGTTTCCACGCCTTCGCAGACGACCGTTTTGCCCAGTGCATGGACCGTTTCGATGAAGGAGCCGACATAGCGCTGCAGCCGGAAGGAGCGATCGATCCCCTTGATCAGATCAATGTCGAGCTTGATGGCGTCATACCAGGCTTCACTGATCCGCCGGTAGTTCGAAAGTCCGGAGCCGAAGTCGTCGATGAAGATTCTGAAGTTCAGCTCCCGCATCAGTCGCTCGGATGCCGTCGTCACACCTTCCGAGCCCGCCAGGATATCCGTTGCGGCCATCTCCGTGATCTCGATGCAGAAGATGGAGCTGTCGATGCTGTGCTGCTTGAACAGACTGATCAGCTGATTGAGTCGCTGATCGGTGGACACGGAATCGGAACTGACATTGACGGAGACATACTCAATGCGATGACGCAGAAACTCCGATGCATGGATCTGCTGTTGCACGTCAGCGAGCCGGCTGACAACCAGCGCATCGATCTTGTGGGTAATGCCGATGTCATGAGCCAGCTGAATCACATGTCCCGTGCCGAGCTTGCTCAGGGCCGGCGGCAGGAAGCGGATCAGCAGCTCGAGGCCGAAGTGGCCCGGATTGCTGAGCTGAAGAATCGGTTGGAAGCGCAGCTCAAGATCACTCGCCTTCAGGGACGTGAGTTGACTTCTGATTTCACCTTTATCCTTGACCAGCAGATCATCACCGCTCTTCACTAGGCGGTACGAACGTCTGTCTTCGGCGGCCAGAATCTCCCCGAAGGCCTGCATCGTCAGCAGGGAGCCGGGTGGATCAATCAGCGGGAATCGCTGCCCGGTGATGATCACATCATCCCAGGCAAGCACCGAATCGCTGGAAATCTGAATGGACCCGGAGACAATGCCGAGCAGACGGGCCAGGAGCGCCTCACAGGCGCCATTGTCATCGATGGGAATGTTGCCGGAAGACCGGACGATCAGGGCAATCTTGTTCTTCGAGACATGGTAGAAATTGAAGCCGGGGTGTACGGCCCATCCCTTCTCGATTGCACGACAGGCCTTCGTGAGGATCTGGTTGATCTCCACCTCGCTGAGATAGCCGCGTTGCCGTTCGAGATAGCGAAAGTCGATGGTCACGAGGAAGCCGTCTCCGCCGCGCTCAGCGTGCTTCCTGAGTGCCGAAGGCTCAAGATCCTTTACCAGGGCATAGTGCGTCAGGAAGGACGTCTGGCCGTCCCTGCGGAAGCTTCCGGTCGCCGGTTGATCCTTCCGGCGGTTGTGGCTGGAACGCCAGGCGATCACCATGGTCAGCCCGATGCCCAGCAGCCCCAGGACCAAGGCGAGGTTGCGGACGCGATCCGCTTTTGTCGGCAGGGCCGGCGCCAGGGTCAGCCCCACCGCCACACCCCCGAAGCCGACCCGGTAGAGCGAACCGGCCGGGGCCCCCTTCGCCATCCCCTTCGCCTCCAGGTCGGTCCATGGGGCCAGCCGGATCTGCCTGTCGCCATCCTGGTCGCGCTGGATCAGGTTGCTGCCGGTGAGCCTGATCCATTCGGGGGCCCGGCGGCGATCGGGGCCCGTGCTGAGGAGAAGGGCATTCCCCTGCCCCGGTTCGCCTGCCACCACCAGATCCAGCCGGGAAAAGCGGCGGGGGCAGACCAGCAGCCTGCCCTTCAGGGAAGTGGAGCCCGTCGCCATCACCGCCGGAACGGGGGGGCTTACCAGCTCCGCCTCGTTGACGGACTGCAGACCGGGGGGGGGCATGGCCGGCCCTTTGGCCTCCGCGCTGGCGGACCCCTGCGCCGATGGTGTGGCAAAAAAACGTTCGACGTCCTGCAGGGCGGTGCACAGCCGCCCGGCGATCCGATCATTCTGGCGGCGTAAGTCGTTGGAACTGCGCTGATCCAGCAGATGCGTGAAGATCAGAAGAGAGGTGCCCGAAAGAAGCGCTCCACTGATGATCATCAATGTGGTGCGACGGCGCATGTTCCTCCCTCACCACCCGCACCTTAGCCACGGCTGGCGTGGCGAGCCCCAGGTCGTCGCCGCTTCCCTGCCCGGGGCAACAGGGAGGTGCAGGGGGGTGGTGCAGGCGTTGGTTGCGTTACCTTCCGCCATTGCCGGTGCGGTTCGACGTTATTCCTCAGCGCCCATTCCCCTGGGTTTCCTCACCATTGCTCAGGGAAAACTCAGGCTTGTTCGCTGAGCGCTCCAAGGTGACTATGGCGACGTCCACAGGTTTGCCGTGACCCCTAACATTCGCGGGCATGCATTCCTTCAGGCCGTGGGCTCCGTACGGATCACGAATCCACCGCGTGAGTCAGCACATCCCTGCTTGATCAGCGGGCATGTTTTCACCTTCCCGATGGATCTTCAGCGGTGATCCATACAGCTGTGGTGGGAGGAGGCGCCTGCGGGCTGGCCCTGGCCAGGGGACTCTGGCAGCAGAGCCGGCCTGTGCGTGTCTATGAACGGGCCATGGCCTCCCATCTCCATGGCCATGGGTTTCTCCTGCTGGCCAATGGTCTCGCCGCCCTGCGGCGGCTCGGCTGCGACCCGGACGGCACCCTGGGCCACCCGATCACCTCGGTGAGGATTCTCTGCGCTTCCGGGCAGGTGCTGGTGGAGCACCCGCTCGAGGGGGCGGTGGCGATGCTGCGCCACCAGCTGCTCAATGTGCTGCTGCGGGGGGGCCCCGACGATCTGGTCCATTACAACCACCCGTTCGAGCGCTTCGACTGGGATCGGGAGCGGGCCCGGGCGGTGTGCTTTCAGAACGGTCGCTCCCATGAGGCCGATGCCTTCGTTGCCGCCGATGGGGTGCGCTCCAGCTGCCGGCTGTCCCTGGGATGTGGGGCGATGACCAATCCAGGCCGGGTCAAGGAGATCGTGGCCCATGGGCACCAGCCCCTGGTGGCCGCCGAACTGGGCCATCGCTTCCTCAAGGTGCTCGACCCCTCCGGGGGGCTGGCGGTCGGGTTGGTGCCCCTGGGGGATGACCGGCTGGTCTGGTTCGTTCAGTTCGACAGCCAGCGCTTCACCGCCCCGCAGCCCTCCGAGGTGGGGGCCTTCCTCCAGGACCACTTCCGGAGGTTCCCCGCCATGGTCCGCCACGTGCTGGAAACCACCGATCCGGCCAGCGCCCACGTGTGGCACACCGTGGACGAAGACCCGGCCACCCGCTGGAGCAAGGGCAACGTGGCCCTGGCGGGGGACGCGGCCCATCCGCTGCTGCCCTTCACCAGCCAGGGGGTCAACGCGGCCCTGGAGGATGCGGTGTTGCTCAGTGACCTGCTGGCAGGCTGCCGCGATCCTGGCGATCTGCCGGACCTGTTCAGCGCCTACGAACGCCAGCGGCGGCCGACGCTGCTGGGCTGTGTGCAGGCCGGTCGCCAGATGGCGCGGGCGTTCGTCCTGCCATCGGCCACCGGGCTCCAGCTGCCGCTGATGGCATGAGCGATCGCTTCGCCGACAGCTTCCGCGACGGGGCGGTACCGCTTGAGCTGCTGCGCCAGCGGGCCCACAACCTGCGCTGGGCCGAGCAGCCTCCCGGGGTGATCCCGCTCACCGCCGCCGATCCCGATTTCCCGGCGGCGCCGGTCATCCGCGAGGCCATCGCCGACTACGCCCGCTCCGGTGTGTTCAGCTACGGCCCGGCCGGCGGGCTGCCCTCCTTCCGGCAGGCGGTGGCCGGCTACCTCCGGCAGCGGGGGGCGTTCGTGCCCCCCGAAGCGGTGGTGGCGGTGAACAGTGCCGCCGCCGGTCTGGCCCTGCTGAGCCGTCACTGGCTCGCGCCCGGTGACGAGGCGATCCTCTGGGATCCGGTCGACTTCCTCTTCGCCCACACGGTTCGGAGCGCCGGTGGGGTGCCGGTGCTGTGGCGCATCGATCCCGAGGCCCCCCTGGATCTCGCGGCCCTGGCGGCCCTGGTGACCCCCCGCACCCGGGTGCTGTGCCTCTGCAACCCCCATAACCCGTTGGGCCGCTGCTTCCGCCGCGACGAACTCCAGGCCCTGGGGCGCTTCTGCCTGGAGCGGGGCCTGCGGGTGCTGAGCGATGAGGTGTGGAGCGATGTGGTCTACCCGCCGGCCACCTTCACCAGTTGGCTGGCCCTGGAGCCGGAGCTGGCCGGCCTCGGGGCGGTGGTGCACGGCTTCTCCAAATCCTTCGGCCTGGCCGGTCTACGGGTGGGCTACGTGGCGATGGCGGATCCGGAGGCGGCCGCCCGGCTGCTGGCCGCCAGTGAGCTGCCGTCCACCGTCGATGGCGTGGCCACCCTCAGCCAGGTGGCGGCCACGGCGGCCTACAGCCCCGACGGCCTGGCCTGGCTGGGGGCCTTTCTCGAGCATCTGCGGGCCCGTCGCGATCAGGCCGTTACCCGGCTGGCGGCGATCCCAGGCCTGCGGGTGCGGCCCCCCGCGGCCACCTTCGTGCTGTTCGTCGGCCTGTCGCCGCTGCAGGAGAGCGTCGAGGAGCTGGTGGAGCGGCTGCGGCGGGAGCACGGGGTGGTGGTGGTGCCGGGGAGTCCCCGCTGGTTCGGCCCCGGGGCGGCGGGTCACCTGCGGCTGAGCTTCGCCACCTCCGAGGCCCTGCTGGCCGAGGCCCTCGAGCGCCTCGCGGCCGGACTGGCGCCGGCCCCTTAGCCAGCTGCGAGCCGCTCAGGGCAACAGCCGTACCGGATCCCCCACCGCCATCGGACCGGGGGTGACCACGCTGAGGCGGATGCCGGCCACGACGCCGTTGTGACGGGCGGTGGCCCGCAGGATCTCCAGGTTCTCCTCCAGGGCGCCCTGGGCCAGGGTGGTGACGACGCAGCGGGGGCAGCCGCCGTCGACCCGGAGCACCAGCTGTTCGCCGATCTGCAGGCAGGCGCCGCTCCAGGCCTCCTCCACGAAGCCGGAGGCTTCCGGCGGCGTGCTGATCAGCAGGTTGGGGCGGAAGCGCTCGACGGCGAAATCCAGCTGGGGTTCGAGCTGGCGCAGTCGCTCCAGGGTTGCGGTGGTGATGGCGTGGATGGGGCAGGCGTCGAAGAAGGTGCCTTCGGGCAGCTCCAGGGCGTTGGTCACGTCCTGGAAGGCTCGCCCCTCCACCGGCGGCCAGTACTGGTCGAGGCTGGCGCCCTCCGGGGGGGTGTCCATCAGGCTCACCCGGCGGCCGAAGCGCTCACTGAAGACGGCGCCCACGTCGTCGTCGGCGCTGCAGAGCCCGGCGCTGCCGTCGTCCTCCCTGGGGCTGATCAGCACCGGTGGCAGGGGCGACGCGGGCGCGGGCTCCTCCCGGAAGCGGGCCCGGTAGCCGAGCAGCCCCTGCCAGAGCCGTGGGTTCTTGGCGCTGGCCACCCGGCCGCTGGCGTGGTCCCAGAGGGCGTAGGCCCGGTCGCCCCGGATGCCGCGGGGATCCACCGCCAGCTGGCTGGGGGAGTCCCCGAGCATCGATTTCACCGGGTAGCGCCAGAGCGCCTGCACCGTTCCCACCTGATCCTGCACGCCTGTCGCCTGTGGTTGCCGGCGCACTCTGGGGGCGGACCCTGGACAACGCCGGTAGCAGCACCTACCGTCCGCAGAGCGCACGCCGGGATCCGCTCTCCAGGGCCATGAAGGCGTCTCCACCTACAGCCTGCCGGCGGAGACGGAGGCGGCCCCGGAGGCGGAGGGGATGGCGTTCTGCTGCACCGACGGCGCCGTCACCGAGCGGATCTGGGACTGGCGCCGCTTCCGCTTCATCGACCCCCCCCTGGGCCGAGGCCCTGCACGGGGAACTGCTGGCGATCTTCGGCGACGATCCGGAGGTGGAGCTGGTGGGCTGCGGACCCACCTTCCCCGGAACAGGCCCCTGAGGGTCCGCTGGGTTGGGTGGCTTGGTCAGGGGCTCCAGAAGCCGCGGGAGTTGAGCCACAGCCCCAGCACCACCAGCGGCAGCAGGAACCCCGCCAGGATCTGCAGCCGCGGCCGCAGGCCGGTGGCCTCCGGAGCGGCCCCGGTGGGGTTCTGCCGGGGGGGCGTGCCCCTGCCATGGCCGGGCGTGCGTCGACGCGATCGCGAAGCCATGGAGGCGAGGGGAAGGGGCCTCAATTCTTCACCAGCACCTGCTCGAGCGAAAGACGATCACGGATGTCACCGGGCAGGTGGGTCCAGTGGTGGGCGATCAGCTCGGCCAGCTGCTGGCCGTTGACGAGGCTGATCCTGGCGAAGCCCTCCTCACCGGCCGCCGTGGTCGCCGCCGGCTGGAAATCGGCGGTGGTGATGAAGATCCCATGGCCGCCGAAGGGAATGAACTGGCGCAGTTCCCGCACCGCATCGGCGCCGATCCGGGCGCCGAGGTTGCCGCGGTGGAAGCGGGCATGGATGCGGATGCGGGCCGGCAGCGACAGGCTGATGTCGCCGCAGGCATCGAATACGTCGCGCAGCACCCCGTGGTGCTCGGTCCGCTCCCAGTCCTGGAAGCCGAGGGCATCCAGCAGATGGACCACCAGCCGCTCGAATTCGCCGGGATCCAGCTGCAGGAGCTGCTCGAGCACGCTGCGGTGGGACTCCTCCTTCCGGGTCGTCGACCGGGCCGGGGCCGTTGTCTCCTGACGGCCGATGGCGCGGATGAACTCGGCCTGGTGCTCCACCAGGAACACCGTCAGCAGGGAACGCATCCGGGTGTGGGCCGGGACGGTGAGCAGGGTGCGGATGGAGTTACGGAACGGCGCCGAGAAGTGGTCGAGCCGGAGCGGTTCGGGCGACCAGGTGACAGGACGCCGATGGCGCAGGGGACAGCCGTCGTCGCCGGTGGGGTCGTAGTAGGCGCGGCCCTCATCGACGACGCCGAAGCGGAGCAGGTCGGCTTCCGCCGCCGGAATGATCACGTGGTCGCCGGGGCGGATCTCGAACAGGAAGCGGTGGATCTCGTTGACGTAGTTGGAGAGCAGGATCGCGCTCTGGATGTCCGGGAAGTAGCGCCGCACCACCGAGAAGAGCTGCTCCCGGTTCCGGACCGGGCCGAGATCCTCGGTGATCTCCCGCCAGCCGATGCCGACGAAGCCGCCGCTGATGAAATTGTCCGCGTAGATGCCGCCGCCCGCCCGAACGCACCAGACGTTGGTCATTGAAGGGACGCGGGTCGGGGGGGCAGGCCTGCGGGCGCCATGGAAGGGGTGACGGCGCGGACAGCTTCCGAAGGGAAGATCCTTGAGATTGTCGCGAATCTTGCCGGGAAGCGCATCCTCATCAACCCTGAGACGCAGGAGAACGGTCTGATACTTCCAAGCTTAAGCCATCATTCACCATTCTTTAGTTCTTCGGGCCGAGTCTTGGGTCGAGGCGGCGCACGGCCCGCTCCAGGGACGGGGCCAGGCCGCGCCGCTGCTGCAGCCTGGGACTCCAGATCCGGCCGCTGCGCAGCTCCTCCAGCCCGGCCAGCGCCATGTCCTGCCCCTCATTCAGCTGCAGCTCGCAGAGGGGCACGGTGAGGGGGCCGCGGAAGTAAAAGGCACTGAGCTGGTCGTCGTGGTGCTCGAACCAGAGGGGCAGTTCTGGCGCCTCCCAGCCGATCTCCTCGCCCAGCTCCCGCAGGATCGCCTGCTCCGGTCGCTCGCCCGGATCGAGGTGGCCGCCGAACAGGCCCCAGCAGCCCGGATGGACGATCCCCTCAATGTCGTCCCGGAGCTGCAGCAGCCAGCGGCCCTCGCGCTCCAGCATCGCCAGCGCCACCGCGAAGCTCATGGGTGGGGGCGGTGCATGGGGCGCAGGCCTGCGGTTGATGGGGGGATTCTGGCCGGGGCGGGGTGGGGTGATGGACGCCTGGTGTCCTCCGTTCCCTCCTACTTTTCCCCGGACTTTCCTCCAGCCCGTGAACACTGCCGATCTCATCTTCCTGCTGCTGCGGGCCGCCACGGCGATGCTGTGCGGGGTGGCCGCGCGGGAGGCCTGGGAGCGCGCCCGCCTGCCGGGGCAGCCGCGGCAGCGGCGCTGGCGAGCCCGGTGCGGCGCGGCCGTGCTGCTGGCCCTGGGGGTGTTCGCCCTCGAGGACGGGGTGGGCGAGGCCCTGGGCCGGCCGGGCGAGCCGCTGCGCTGGCGCAGCTGGGTGTGGGTGATCCTCGATCTCTCCATCCCCGCCCAGGTGCTGGCGGTGCTGAGCACCCTGCGTCAGCGCGACCGCCTGGAGGCCGAGCTGGCCGCTGCGGTGCGGAGCGATCCACTGACTCGCCTGCCCAACCGGACGGGCTTTGCCGAGGCGGCCACGGTGGCGCTGGCCTCCGCCGCCCGCGATGGCCGGCCGGTGGCGGCGGCCATGCTCGACATCGACTTCTTCAAGGCCATCAACGACGGCTGGGGCCATGGCGCCGGCGACGTGGTGCTCCGCGACGTGGCCGCCGCCATGCGGGCCGTGCTGCGCCCGGGCGATGTGCTGGCCCGCGTCGGCGGCGAGGAGTTCGCCCTGCTGCTGCCCGGTGTCGATGCGATGGGGGCCGGGCCCCTGCTGGAGCGGCTGCGGGCGGCCGCTGCGGCTGTGCCCCACCCAGGGGCGCCGGGGCAGCGCGTCACCCTCTCGGCCGGCGTGGCCATCGTGGAGGGCACGGGCCTGGCGGCCCTGGAGACTGGCCTGCGCAACGCCGACGGCGCCCTCTACGCCGCCAAGGCCGCCGGGCGGAACCGGGTGATGGTGGCGGGCTGAGGGCGACAGTGCGGCCTTCTGCCCCACACCGAGGTGGTCTTTCGTGTCGAAGAGGGGCGGGTTCTGCTGGAGAAGGCCCCTGAGCAGATGGAGCCCGGGGTTGAGGCGATCCAGCGGCTGCGCCGGGCACGGCTGTGCACCCGCCTCAGTACCGATGAACTGCTCGCTCTCACCCGGGGAGATGGGGGCTGATGGTGCTGGTCGACTCCAACGTGATCCTGGACGTCGCCACCGACGACCCCCGCTGGAGCCGCTGGAGTTCCCATCAACTTTGCCACTGGTTGGACCACGGACCGGTGGTGATCAACGCGATCATCTATGGCGAGATTGCCTTTGCCTGCGAGACGATTGAGTCGGTGGATGAGCTGCTGCCTCCCCATCTGTTCGACTATCGGGCCCTGCCACGGGAGGCGGCG
This genomic stretch from Cyanobium gracile PCC 6307 harbors:
- a CDS encoding type II toxin-antitoxin system VapC family toxin; protein product: MVLVDSNVILDVATDDPRWSRWSSHQLCHWLDHGPVVINAIIYGEIAFACETIESVDELLPPHLFDYRALPREAAYLAARAHADDRSRGGERRTILPDFLIGAHALVERLPLLTRDQRRYRQAFPGLELISP
- a CDS encoding GGDEF domain-containing protein, whose product is MNTADLIFLLLRAATAMLCGVAAREAWERARLPGQPRQRRWRARCGAAVLLALGVFALEDGVGEALGRPGEPLRWRSWVWVILDLSIPAQVLAVLSTLRQRDRLEAELAAAVRSDPLTRLPNRTGFAEAATVALASAARDGRPVAAAMLDIDFFKAINDGWGHGAGDVVLRDVAAAMRAVLRPGDVLARVGGEEFALLLPGVDAMGAGPLLERLRAAAAAVPHPGAPGQRVTLSAGVAIVEGTGLAALETGLRNADGALYAAKAAGRNRVMVAG
- a CDS encoding restriction endonuclease; this encodes MTNVWCVRAGGGIYADNFISGGFVGIGWREITEDLGPVRNREQLFSVVRRYFPDIQSAILLSNYVNEIHRFLFEIRPGDHVIIPAAEADLLRFGVVDEGRAYYDPTGDDGCPLRHRRPVTWSPEPLRLDHFSAPFRNSIRTLLTVPAHTRMRSLLTVFLVEHQAEFIRAIGRQETTAPARSTTRKEESHRSVLEQLLQLDPGEFERLVVHLLDALGFQDWERTEHHGVLRDVFDACGDISLSLPARIRIHARFHRGNLGARIGADAVRELRQFIPFGGHGIFITTADFQPAATTAAGEEGFARISLVNGQQLAELIAHHWTHLPGDIRDRLSLEQVLVKN
- a CDS encoding FAD-dependent oxidoreductase, with the protein product MIHTAVVGGGACGLALARGLWQQSRPVRVYERAMASHLHGHGFLLLANGLAALRRLGCDPDGTLGHPITSVRILCASGQVLVEHPLEGAVAMLRHQLLNVLLRGGPDDLVHYNHPFERFDWDRERARAVCFQNGRSHEADAFVAADGVRSSCRLSLGCGAMTNPGRVKEIVAHGHQPLVAAELGHRFLKVLDPSGGLAVGLVPLGDDRLVWFVQFDSQRFTAPQPSEVGAFLQDHFRRFPAMVRHVLETTDPASAHVWHTVDEDPATRWSKGNVALAGDAAHPLLPFTSQGVNAALEDAVLLSDLLAGCRDPGDLPDLFSAYERQRRPTLLGCVQAGRQMARAFVLPSATGLQLPLMA
- a CDS encoding NUDIX hydrolase; protein product: MSFAVALAMLEREGRWLLQLRDDIEGIVHPGCWGLFGGHLDPGERPEQAILRELGEEIGWEAPELPLWFEHHDDQLSAFYFRGPLTVPLCELQLNEGQDMALAGLEELRSGRIWSPRLQQRRGLAPSLERAVRRLDPRLGPKN
- a CDS encoding pyridoxal phosphate-dependent aminotransferase yields the protein MSDRFADSFRDGAVPLELLRQRAHNLRWAEQPPGVIPLTAADPDFPAAPVIREAIADYARSGVFSYGPAGGLPSFRQAVAGYLRQRGAFVPPEAVVAVNSAAAGLALLSRHWLAPGDEAILWDPVDFLFAHTVRSAGGVPVLWRIDPEAPLDLAALAALVTPRTRVLCLCNPHNPLGRCFRRDELQALGRFCLERGLRVLSDEVWSDVVYPPATFTSWLALEPELAGLGAVVHGFSKSFGLAGLRVGYVAMADPEAAARLLAASELPSTVDGVATLSQVAATAAYSPDGLAWLGAFLEHLRARRDQAVTRLAAIPGLRVRPPAATFVLFVGLSPLQESVEELVERLRREHGVVVVPGSPRWFGPGAAGHLRLSFATSEALLAEALERLAAGLAPAP
- a CDS encoding MOSC domain-containing protein, with translation MQDQVGTVQALWRYPVKSMLGDSPSQLAVDPRGIRGDRAYALWDHASGRVASAKNPRLWQGLLGYRARFREEPAPASPLPPVLISPREDDGSAGLCSADDDVGAVFSERFGRRVSLMDTPPEGASLDQYWPPVEGRAFQDVTNALELPEGTFFDACPIHAITTATLERLRQLEPQLDFAVERFRPNLLISTPPEASGFVEEAWSGACLQIGEQLVLRVDGGCPRCVVTTLAQGALEENLEILRATARHNGVVAGIRLSVVTPGPMAVGDPVRLLP